In Juglans microcarpa x Juglans regia isolate MS1-56 chromosome 8D, Jm3101_v1.0, whole genome shotgun sequence, the following are encoded in one genomic region:
- the LOC121243348 gene encoding probable serine/threonine-protein kinase SIS8 isoform X2 — translation MSKMKHLLRKLHIGGGLNEHQRLAESRPTTNPSPTQSPSPSPNTPASSSSSSGPSSTASGPATMGRIGADESVVDRTAGDGGGGGGDGCVDFNFMEEEFQVQLALAISASDPDAREDSETAQIDAAKQISLGCSAPVSDSQAIVKFLSLRYWNYNVVSYHEKVMDGFYDVYGITSKLDTQGKMPLLVDLQAISISDNVDYEVIFVNRLVDRELQKLEKIACTISKEYRVSEQGQILSGLIQKIADLVVDRMGGVVLDADEMLRRWNTRSYELRNSLNTIILPLGCLDVGLSRHRALLFKVLADRINLPCTLVKGSYYTGTDDGAVNFIKMDDGSEYIIDLMGAPGTLIPAEVPSSQLPNPVYDVRSYADVIGIPTDVCLMDNEGNRKLVPPDLDRVFEIVGSKSDEASVVGMQTKENQTEIFENQWGKLLPSLQKTCESSSGTCGKASSAQKKKVKDVSKYVISAAKNPEFAQKLHAVLLESGASPPPDLFSDINPHDLGQQKLVGQNDLVNAKNVDNEVQYEPDKFLSNLEQSLVPNTEMEPLNNVTCDRKQKLSTQRLSNQSKELETTSIMSDVSLPSEPTTQGFVLVGSGSNDPVCADATGVNAVTLNNAEMVARALHDTAADSCQRQVNIALVNDDQQCFLDKIRRDSADIELGKESVMKLTEAANTGLFIASDAHGEGTNPVLGEVAEWEIPWEDLRIGERIGIGSYGEVYRADWNGTEVAVKKFLDQGLSGDALVQVKSEVEIMLRLRHPNVVLFMGAVTRPPHFSILTEFLPRGSLYRLLHRPNSPIDEKRRMRMARDVARGMNYLHTSHPPIVHRDLKSPNLLVDKNWVVKVCDFGLSRMKHHTFLSSKSTAGTPEWMAPEVLRNEQANEKLVSGCLYPA, via the exons ATGTCCAAAATGAAGCATCTACTCAGAAAGCTTCACATCGGTGGTGGACTCAATGAACACCAGAGATTGGCCGAGTCCCGACCCACAACGAACCCGAGCCCCACTCAGAGTCCGAGTCCGAGTCCGAATACGCCcgcttcgtcttcttcttcttcggggCCGTCTTCGACGGCCTCTGGGCCCGCCACAATGGGGAGAATCGGGGCCGATGAATCAGTCGTCGATCGGACGGCTGGGGATGGCGGTGGCGGTGGTGGTGATGGCTGCGTGGATTTCAATTTCATGGAGGAGGAATTTCAGGTGCAGTTGGCCCTAGCGATTAGCGCATCCGATCCAGATGCGCGCGAGGACTCCGAGACGGCTCAGATCGATGCCGCCAAGCAGATTAGCCTTGGGTGCTCCGCTCCCGTCTCTGACAGTCAAGCCATCGTCAAGTTTTTATCGCTTCGGTATTGG AACTATAATGTAGTAAGTTATCATGAAAAAGTGATGGATGGTTTTTATGATGTATATGGCATTACCTCAAAGCTGGACACACAAGGGAAGATGCCTTTGTTGGTGGATCTTCAAGCAATATCCATTTCAGATAATGTTGACTATGAAGTTATTTTCGTAAATCGCTTGGTTGATCGTGAACTTCAAAAGCTTGAGAAGATAGCTTGTACCATATCCAAAGAGTATCGAGTTTCTGAACAGGGCCAGATTTTAAGTGGTTTGATTCAGAAAATTGCCGATCTTGTTGTTGATAGAATGGGTGGTGTGGTACTTGATGCTGATGAAATGTTGAGAAGATGGAACACAAGGAGTTATGAGTTACGGAATTCTCTAAACACAATTATTCTTCCCCTTGGATGTCTTGATGTTGGACTTTCACGCCATAGGGCCTTGCTATTTAAG GTACTAGCGGATAGGATTAATCTTCCATGTACGTTGGTCAAAGGAAGCTACTATACAGGCACTGATGATGGAGCTGTGAACTTCATCAAAATGGATGATGGAAG TGAATATATAATTGATCTCATGGGTGCTCCTGGTACCCTAATTCCTGCTGAAGTACCAAGCAGTCAGCTCCCAAATCCTGTCTATGATGTAAGGAGCTATGCAGATGTCATTGGAATACCCACTGATGTGTGTTTGATGGATAATGAAGGAAACAGAAAGCTGGTACCACCTGATCTTGATAGAGTTTTTGAAATTGTTGGTTCAAAGTCAGACGAAGCTTCAGTTGTAGGCatgcaaacaaaagaaaatcaaactgagatatttgaaaatcaatggGGCAAGCTTCTTCCATCACTGCAGAAAACATGTGAAAGCTCATCGGGCACATGTGGAAAAGCATCATCAGCACAGAAAAAGAAAGTTAAGGATGTTTCAAAATATGTAATCAGTGCAGCCAAGAACCCCGAGTTTGCTCAGAAACTGCATGCTGTTCTGTTAGAGAGTGGTGCATCGCCTCCTCCAGATTTGTTTTCAGACATAAATCCACATGATCTGGGTCAACAGAAGTTGGTTGGACAAAATGATCTGGTGAATGCAAAAAATGTAGACAATGAGGTTCAATATGAACCTGATAAGTTTTTGTCAAATCTGGAGCAGTCCCTTGTACCCAATACTGAAATGGAGCCTTTGAACAATGTCACTTGTGATAGGAAACAAAAACTATCTACGCAGAGGTTATCCAATCAATCAAAAGAATTGGAGACAACTTCCATTATGTCTGATGTTTCTTTGCCCTCTGAACCTACAACTCAGGGATTTGTGCTTGTTGGTAGTGGAAGTAATGACCCCGTCTGTGCTGATGCTACAGGTGTAAATGCGGTTACTCTTAACAATGCTGAAATGGTTGCTAGAGCTCTGCATGATACTGCAGCTGACTCTTGCCAAAGACAAGTTAATATTGCATTAGTCAATGATGATCAACAGTGCTTTCTGGATAAGATTAGAAGAGATTCTGCTGACATTGAGTTGGGCAAAGAATCTGTTATGAAATTAACAGAAGCAGCCAACACCGGTCTCTTCATTGCTTCTGATGCTCATGGTGAGGGTACTAACCCAGTGCTGGGGGAAGTTGCAGAATGGGAAATTCCTTGGGAGGATCTACGGATTGGTGAACGTATTGGTATCG GTTCGTATGGTGAGGTTTATCGTGCAGATTGGAATGGCACT GAAGTTGCTGTCAAGAAGTTTCTGGACCAAGGTTTATCTGGTGATGCATTGGTTCAGGTTAAAAGTGAA GTTGAAATCATGTTAAGGCTAAGACATCCTAATGTTGTCCTTTTCATGGGAGCAGTTACACGGCCCCCACATTTCTCTATACTGACGGAGTTCCTTCCCAG GGGAAGTTTGTATAGATTACTCCATCGTCCCAATTCTCCAATTGATGAAAAGAGGCGAATGCGGATGGCACGTGATGTG GCCAGAGGAATGAATTACTTGCATACAAGCCATCCTCCCATTGTGCATCGAGATTTAAAGTCTCCAAATCTCCTCGTTGATAAAAACTGGGTTGTTAAG GTTTGTGATTTTGGTTTATCGCGCATGAAGCACCATACTTTTCTGTCTTCTAAATCCACTGCTGGAACA CCTGAATGGATGGCACCCGAAGTTCTAAGGAATGAACAAGCCAACGAGAAGTTAGTGTCTGGGTGCTTGTACCCTGCTTAA
- the LOC121243348 gene encoding probable serine/threonine-protein kinase SIS8 isoform X1, giving the protein MSKMKHLLRKLHIGGGLNEHQRLAESRPTTNPSPTQSPSPSPNTPASSSSSSGPSSTASGPATMGRIGADESVVDRTAGDGGGGGGDGCVDFNFMEEEFQVQLALAISASDPDAREDSETAQIDAAKQISLGCSAPVSDSQAIVKFLSLRYWNYNVVSYHEKVMDGFYDVYGITSKLDTQGKMPLLVDLQAISISDNVDYEVIFVNRLVDRELQKLEKIACTISKEYRVSEQGQILSGLIQKIADLVVDRMGGVVLDADEMLRRWNTRSYELRNSLNTIILPLGCLDVGLSRHRALLFKVLADRINLPCTLVKGSYYTGTDDGAVNFIKMDDGSEYIIDLMGAPGTLIPAEVPSSQLPNPVYDVRSYADVIGIPTDVCLMDNEGNRKLVPPDLDRVFEIVGSKSDEASVVGMQTKENQTEIFENQWGKLLPSLQKTCESSSGTCGKASSAQKKKVKDVSKYVISAAKNPEFAQKLHAVLLESGASPPPDLFSDINPHDLGQQKLVGQNDLVNAKNVDNEVQYEPDKFLSNLEQSLVPNTEMEPLNNVTCDRKQKLSTQRLSNQSKELETTSIMSDVSLPSEPTTQGFVLVGSGSNDPVCADATGVNAVTLNNAEMVARALHDTAADSCQRQVNIALVNDDQQCFLDKIRRDSADIELGKESVMKLTEAANTGLFIASDAHGEGTNPVLGEVAEWEIPWEDLRIGERIGIGSYGEVYRADWNGTEVAVKKFLDQGLSGDALVQVKSEVEIMLRLRHPNVVLFMGAVTRPPHFSILTEFLPRGSLYRLLHRPNSPIDEKRRMRMARDVARGMNYLHTSHPPIVHRDLKSPNLLVDKNWVVKVCDFGLSRMKHHTFLSSKSTAGTPEWMAPEVLRNEQANEKCDVYSFGVILWELSTLRIPWKGLNPMQVVGAVGFQNRRLEIQDEVDPAVAEIIHDCWQTDPQLRPSFAQLYSRLCHLQRLVVSTN; this is encoded by the exons ATGTCCAAAATGAAGCATCTACTCAGAAAGCTTCACATCGGTGGTGGACTCAATGAACACCAGAGATTGGCCGAGTCCCGACCCACAACGAACCCGAGCCCCACTCAGAGTCCGAGTCCGAGTCCGAATACGCCcgcttcgtcttcttcttcttcggggCCGTCTTCGACGGCCTCTGGGCCCGCCACAATGGGGAGAATCGGGGCCGATGAATCAGTCGTCGATCGGACGGCTGGGGATGGCGGTGGCGGTGGTGGTGATGGCTGCGTGGATTTCAATTTCATGGAGGAGGAATTTCAGGTGCAGTTGGCCCTAGCGATTAGCGCATCCGATCCAGATGCGCGCGAGGACTCCGAGACGGCTCAGATCGATGCCGCCAAGCAGATTAGCCTTGGGTGCTCCGCTCCCGTCTCTGACAGTCAAGCCATCGTCAAGTTTTTATCGCTTCGGTATTGG AACTATAATGTAGTAAGTTATCATGAAAAAGTGATGGATGGTTTTTATGATGTATATGGCATTACCTCAAAGCTGGACACACAAGGGAAGATGCCTTTGTTGGTGGATCTTCAAGCAATATCCATTTCAGATAATGTTGACTATGAAGTTATTTTCGTAAATCGCTTGGTTGATCGTGAACTTCAAAAGCTTGAGAAGATAGCTTGTACCATATCCAAAGAGTATCGAGTTTCTGAACAGGGCCAGATTTTAAGTGGTTTGATTCAGAAAATTGCCGATCTTGTTGTTGATAGAATGGGTGGTGTGGTACTTGATGCTGATGAAATGTTGAGAAGATGGAACACAAGGAGTTATGAGTTACGGAATTCTCTAAACACAATTATTCTTCCCCTTGGATGTCTTGATGTTGGACTTTCACGCCATAGGGCCTTGCTATTTAAG GTACTAGCGGATAGGATTAATCTTCCATGTACGTTGGTCAAAGGAAGCTACTATACAGGCACTGATGATGGAGCTGTGAACTTCATCAAAATGGATGATGGAAG TGAATATATAATTGATCTCATGGGTGCTCCTGGTACCCTAATTCCTGCTGAAGTACCAAGCAGTCAGCTCCCAAATCCTGTCTATGATGTAAGGAGCTATGCAGATGTCATTGGAATACCCACTGATGTGTGTTTGATGGATAATGAAGGAAACAGAAAGCTGGTACCACCTGATCTTGATAGAGTTTTTGAAATTGTTGGTTCAAAGTCAGACGAAGCTTCAGTTGTAGGCatgcaaacaaaagaaaatcaaactgagatatttgaaaatcaatggGGCAAGCTTCTTCCATCACTGCAGAAAACATGTGAAAGCTCATCGGGCACATGTGGAAAAGCATCATCAGCACAGAAAAAGAAAGTTAAGGATGTTTCAAAATATGTAATCAGTGCAGCCAAGAACCCCGAGTTTGCTCAGAAACTGCATGCTGTTCTGTTAGAGAGTGGTGCATCGCCTCCTCCAGATTTGTTTTCAGACATAAATCCACATGATCTGGGTCAACAGAAGTTGGTTGGACAAAATGATCTGGTGAATGCAAAAAATGTAGACAATGAGGTTCAATATGAACCTGATAAGTTTTTGTCAAATCTGGAGCAGTCCCTTGTACCCAATACTGAAATGGAGCCTTTGAACAATGTCACTTGTGATAGGAAACAAAAACTATCTACGCAGAGGTTATCCAATCAATCAAAAGAATTGGAGACAACTTCCATTATGTCTGATGTTTCTTTGCCCTCTGAACCTACAACTCAGGGATTTGTGCTTGTTGGTAGTGGAAGTAATGACCCCGTCTGTGCTGATGCTACAGGTGTAAATGCGGTTACTCTTAACAATGCTGAAATGGTTGCTAGAGCTCTGCATGATACTGCAGCTGACTCTTGCCAAAGACAAGTTAATATTGCATTAGTCAATGATGATCAACAGTGCTTTCTGGATAAGATTAGAAGAGATTCTGCTGACATTGAGTTGGGCAAAGAATCTGTTATGAAATTAACAGAAGCAGCCAACACCGGTCTCTTCATTGCTTCTGATGCTCATGGTGAGGGTACTAACCCAGTGCTGGGGGAAGTTGCAGAATGGGAAATTCCTTGGGAGGATCTACGGATTGGTGAACGTATTGGTATCG GTTCGTATGGTGAGGTTTATCGTGCAGATTGGAATGGCACT GAAGTTGCTGTCAAGAAGTTTCTGGACCAAGGTTTATCTGGTGATGCATTGGTTCAGGTTAAAAGTGAA GTTGAAATCATGTTAAGGCTAAGACATCCTAATGTTGTCCTTTTCATGGGAGCAGTTACACGGCCCCCACATTTCTCTATACTGACGGAGTTCCTTCCCAG GGGAAGTTTGTATAGATTACTCCATCGTCCCAATTCTCCAATTGATGAAAAGAGGCGAATGCGGATGGCACGTGATGTG GCCAGAGGAATGAATTACTTGCATACAAGCCATCCTCCCATTGTGCATCGAGATTTAAAGTCTCCAAATCTCCTCGTTGATAAAAACTGGGTTGTTAAG GTTTGTGATTTTGGTTTATCGCGCATGAAGCACCATACTTTTCTGTCTTCTAAATCCACTGCTGGAACA CCTGAATGGATGGCACCCGAAGTTCTAAGGAATGAACAAGCCAACGAGAA GTGTGATGTGTATAGCTTTGGTGTGATATTATGGGAGTTATCTACTTTACGTATCCCTTGGAAAGGCTTGAACCCGATGCAGGTTGTTGGAGCTGTTGGATTCCAGAACAGGCGTCTTGAAATTCAGGACGAAGTTGATCCAGCAGTTGCAGAGATAATACATGATTGCTGGCAAAC GGATCCACAATTACGGCCTTCTTTCGCACAGCTCTACTCCCGGCTTTGCCATCTTCAACGCCTTGTTGTTTCAACAAATTAA